From a single Papaver somniferum cultivar HN1 unplaced genomic scaffold, ASM357369v1 unplaced-scaffold_19, whole genome shotgun sequence genomic region:
- the LOC113338377 gene encoding uncharacterized protein LOC113338377 isoform X4, with amino-acid sequence MGQITILPGSLSDNLFCQAALYSFLQAASEISSRGDQRDRDINVFVQRSLLRQCAPLENLIKDELSAKQPEAYEWFWSDQLPMVVTTFVNYFERDPRFIAATSIYGKGLKLAAGCSSDISLLMLALTCVAAITKLGPAKVSCPQFFSLIPDETGRLMDMLVDFVPIRQAYYSIKDIGLRREFLVHFGPRAASSRVNDKGAEELAFWVEIIQQQLQRAIDREKIWSKLTTSESIEVLEKDLAIFGFFIALGRSTQSFLFENNFDVLDDPLESFIRYLIGGSVLYYPQLSSISSYQLYVEVVCEELEWLPFYPIEEGAVKRCRSHTSKAKGPPNAAAVPQVLDVSSYWMQSFIKYSKWLENPTNIKSAAFLSRGHNKLRACTEELGVLKNRMEENVVGNQRTVSGNYSQTKKELDSFDEALENVEEAVKRLEQLLQELHVSSSDHGKEHLKAACSDLERIRKLKKEAEFLEASFRAKAASLQQEEVKNSSQYFKRKNEISDNVEGSVRDGTQADRVVDNPRGLWSMLVPERKTESGSLEGESLGQAAVSSTGDIDSDSNEIRRFEILRNELIELENRVQRSSQQSENEEDVAGSGSMVTYAKAADGGLVQVQKKESFIGKSIDKMKEAGTDVWQGTQLLAIDTSTAMGLLQRVLTGDELTVKESKALRRTVTDLASVIPIGILMLLPVTAVGHAAMLAAIKRYVPSLIPSTYGPERLDLLRKLEKVKEMERNEVKPNDNVKVDSLMSSDNL; translated from the exons GTAGCTTGTCTGACAATTTATTCTGTCAGGCTGCCCTTTATTCTTTCCTGCAAGCAGCTAGCGAGATTTCATCTCGCGGGGACCAAAGAGACAGGGATATTAATGTTTTTGTTCAGCGGAG CTTACTTAGGCAATGCGCTCCCTTGGAAAATTTAATAAAAGATGAATTGTCAGCGAAACAACCAGAGGCATATGAATGGTTTTGGTCAGATCAACTACCTATGGTTGTCACAACGTTTGTTAACTATTTCGAAAGGGATCCACGCTTCATTGCAGCTACTTCAAT ATATGGAAAAGGATTAAAATTGGCTGCAGGCTGCTCTAGTGACATATCACTTCTCATGCTTGCTCTCACCTGCGTTGCTGCGATTACAAAACTTGGGCCGGCAAAAGTCTCTTGTCCTCAGTTCTTCTCCTTGATTCCCGATGAAACTGGCAGATTGATGGACATGCTGGTTGATTTTGTTCCAATACGACAAGCTTATTATTCCATTAAGGATATCGGTCTACGCAGAGAATTTCTTGTTCACTTTGGCCCACGAGCTGCATCGTCTAGAGTAAACGACAAAGGGGCAGAAGAGCTTGCTTTCTGGGTGGAAATTATCCAGCAACAGCTGCAGCGAGCAATTGATCGGGAGAAAATTTGGTCTAAGCTAACTACAAGCGAAAGTATCGAG GTACTTGAGAAGGATTTGGCAATATTTGGAttcttcattgctttaggaagaAGTACACAGTCGTTTTtgtttgaaaataactttgatgtcCTAGACGATCCGCTTGAGAGTTTCATTAG gtacctcataGGGGGTAGTGTGCTTTACTATCCCCAGCTCTCGTCAATAAGTTCTTATCAACTGTATGTGGAG GTAGTTTGTGAAGAATTGGAGTGGCTTCCTTTCTATCCAATAGAGGAAGGTGCAGTAAAACGGTGTCGATCCCACACCAGTAAAGCTAAAGGACCTCCCAATGCAGCAGCAGTTCCCCAAGTTTTGGATGTGTCCTCTTACTGGATGCAAAGCTTTATCAAGTACAGTAAATGGTTGGAGAACCCTACCAATATCAAATCAGCAGCATTTCTTTCCAGAGG GCACAACAAGTTAAGAGCGTGCACAGAAGAGCTTGGAGTATTGAA AAACAGAATGGAGGAGAATGTGGTGGGGAATCAGAGAACTGTCTCCGGAAATTATTCACAGACTAAGAAAGAGCTGGATTCTTTTGACGAG GCCCTGGAGAATGTTGAAGAAGCTGTAAAAAGGTTAGAGCAATTGCTTCAAGAGTTGCATGTCTCCAGCTCTGATCATGGGAAAGAGCATTTAAAAGCCGCTTGCTCTGATCTTGAGAGGATAAGGAAGCTAAAAAAAGAAGCCGAATTTCTGGAAGCGTCTTTCAGGGCTAAAGCGGCTTCTCTTCAGCAG GAAGAAGTTAAAAATAGTTCACAATATTTCAAGAGGAAAAACGAAATAAGTGATAATGTGGAGGGAAGTGTTAGAGATGGAACCCAAGCAGATAG GGTTGTTGATAACCCTCGTGGTTTGTGGAGCATGTTGGTGCCGGAAAGGAAGACAGAATCTGGATCATTG GAAGGTGAAAGTTTAGGACAAGCTGCGGTTTCTAGTACGGGTGATATAGACTCTGATTCGAATGAAATTCGACGTTTTGAAATTCTAAGGAATGAGCTAATCGAACTTGAAAATCGAGTGCAGAGAAGTAGCCAGCAATCTGAGAATGAGGAG GACGTTGCTGGCTCAGGAAGCATGGTTACTTATGCGAAAGCTGCAGATGGTGGATTAGTTCAGGTTCAGAAGAAAGAAAGTTTTATTGGAAAATCAATAGACAAGATGAAAGAAGCTGGCACG GATGTTTGGCAAGGAACTCAGCTGTTAGCAATTGATACATCCACAGCTATGGGGCTGCTACAGAGAGTTCTTACCGGAGATGAACTGACTGTAAAAGAAAGCAAAGCGCTCCGAAGAACTGTAACAGACTTGGCATCAGTGATACCTATTGGCATTCTTATGCTTCTTCCG GTTACTGCAGTCGGACATGCGGCTATGTTAGCTGCTATCAAAAGATATGTTCCATCATTG ATCCCTTCGACGTATGGACCAGAAAGGTTAGATCTCTTGAGGAAGCTTGAGAAAGTAAAGGAGATGGAACGCAACGAAGTGAAACCGAATGACAATGTAAAAGTGGACAGCCTCATGAGCTCCGACAACCTATAA